From one Peptoniphilaceae bacterium AMB_02 genomic stretch:
- a CDS encoding winged helix-turn-helix domain-containing protein: MKEIYYISDLEELKALSDPLRVDILMKLGKTPQNSQEIANSLGIPRSRIHYHLKIMEDMGFIEVVDTDMVNGIVQKYYLPTALAFVPDPSIFSNFLNGESEVFSISMDDEKQFMSEFKELVKRYSVDNGGKDSIRFNLWKID; the protein is encoded by the coding sequence ATGAAAGAAATATACTATATAAGTGATTTAGAGGAACTTAAGGCATTAAGTGATCCACTAAGGGTAGATATCCTGATGAAGCTTGGGAAGACTCCACAAAACAGTCAAGAGATTGCAAACTCACTGGGGATTCCTAGAAGCAGGATACATTATCATCTGAAAATTATGGAAGATATGGGTTTTATTGAAGTTGTGGACACTGATATGGTAAATGGTATAGTACAAAAATACTATCTTCCGACAGCTCTTGCTTTTGTTCCGGACCCGAGTATTTTTAGTAATTTTCTAAATGGGGAAAGTGAGGTTTTCAGCATTTCTATGGATGATGAAAAACAGTTCATGTCCGAATTTAAAGAATTGGTAAAAAGATACTCAGTGGACAATGGAGGAAAAGACAGTATAAGATTTAATCTATGGAAGATTGATTAA
- a CDS encoding ABC transporter ATP-binding protein, whose protein sequence is MNKKNSVLVRAFITNKIILTMMIIALFAYTIFITEVTKLMGKGFDIALKDENQFRLYLIRVLYVLTLTLVLYLISKLLEKKCYSKILFYTRTEIFRENINKEMAYLISKEPSYYSSLLINEINLLEKQFFEPIFLLINQMIVLVVTLYTLMVISPYITLFILVIGLLPILLPKMFMGKLRNKVAKYNASMQSYTMSLNEIISGYEVFKTYNAQDKAINKHMDSNDQMALNKRDAFRFIDIVSMVGNISALIVVFSSLLVAMYLGISGFLTIGQVFTISFLSGNILGPLSGISSLLPKIKGCDDYIEKHIYVKSDKKFKIPSNPIKNNISFKNVILTLGNKEILKDISLDFEIGKKYLIVGGSGSGKSTILKLLLKFFSMYTGDISIDGEDFKTLDSKYIYDNISYVPQKPVFFDGSIKENTTLFETIEDEDIDFALSFSEIENRVYELEGGKEYKTDRNSSSFSGGEKQRLSLARGILNKKKIILLDESTSALDINTFEKIEKKLLSSELTIISIAHRLNKEIIENYDKIYVLNHGRLVGEGRFKELIRNHSYFKELYFSANKK, encoded by the coding sequence ATGAATAAGAAAAACAGTGTTTTAGTTAGAGCTTTCATAACAAACAAAATAATTCTGACAATGATGATTATCGCTCTATTTGCCTATACAATTTTCATTACCGAAGTTACTAAATTGATGGGGAAAGGCTTTGACATAGCTTTAAAAGATGAAAATCAATTTAGATTATATCTAATTAGAGTATTATACGTACTAACTCTGACTCTCGTTTTATATCTAATATCCAAACTACTTGAAAAAAAGTGTTACTCTAAAATACTGTTTTATACAAGAACGGAAATATTTAGAGAGAATATTAATAAAGAAATGGCATACTTAATCTCCAAAGAGCCTTCTTATTATAGTTCACTACTAATAAATGAGATAAATTTACTGGAAAAACAGTTCTTTGAACCTATCTTTTTATTGATAAATCAGATGATAGTACTAGTTGTAACCCTATATACATTAATGGTAATAAGTCCATATATAACTTTATTCATCCTAGTAATAGGTTTACTTCCAATATTACTTCCTAAAATGTTTATGGGTAAATTAAGGAATAAAGTCGCTAAATATAATGCCAGTATGCAATCATATACTATGAGTTTAAATGAAATAATTTCGGGTTATGAAGTATTTAAAACATACAATGCACAAGACAAAGCAATAAATAAACATATGGACAGTAATGATCAGATGGCATTAAATAAGAGGGATGCCTTTCGATTTATAGATATAGTGTCGATGGTTGGAAATATATCAGCATTAATTGTAGTATTCAGCTCTCTACTAGTTGCCATGTATTTGGGAATATCGGGTTTTTTGACAATAGGACAAGTATTTACGATAAGCTTTTTGTCCGGAAATATTCTAGGTCCATTATCTGGAATCAGTAGTCTTCTACCTAAGATAAAAGGATGCGATGATTATATAGAAAAACATATATATGTAAAATCTGATAAAAAGTTTAAAATTCCAAGCAATCCAATAAAAAACAATATATCTTTTAAAAATGTGATCTTAACACTCGGTAATAAAGAAATATTAAAGGACATCTCATTGGATTTTGAGATAGGGAAAAAATATTTAATAGTTGGAGGCAGTGGATCGGGTAAGAGCACAATTTTAAAACTGTTACTAAAATTCTTTTCGATGTATACCGGTGATATATCAATTGATGGTGAAGATTTTAAGACATTGGATTCTAAATATATTTACGATAATATTTCATATGTACCTCAAAAACCGGTATTTTTTGATGGTAGTATAAAAGAAAACACCACACTTTTTGAAACAATAGAAGACGAAGATATAGACTTTGCATTGAGTTTCTCAGAGATTGAAAATAGAGTATATGAACTTGAAGGAGGAAAGGAATACAAGACAGACAGGAATTCAAGCTCATTTTCCGGAGGAGAAAAACAGAGATTATCTCTTGCAAGAGGAATACTAAACAAAAAGAAAATAATTCTATTAGATGAATCCACTTCTGCCCTGGACATAAATACATTTGAGAAGATTGAGAAAAAGCTGTTAAGTTCAGAGCTAACAATAATCTCCATAGCACATAGACTAAATAAAGAAATCATAGAAAATTATGACAAAATATATGTATTGAATCATGGTCGTTTAGTTGGAGAAGGAAGGTTTAAAGAGCTAATCAGAAACCATTCATACTTTAAAGAATTATATTTTTCTGCGAACAAAAAATAA